The following are encoded in a window of Novosphingobium sp. ZN18A2 genomic DNA:
- a CDS encoding ABC transporter transmembrane domain-containing protein: MDDRTSAPEEAAPDVTGKQADPRPARNIAPLRMVLREALKYPAQVAAAGAALLVTALAMLAIPAGFRQVIDKGFAAGADVHNIAHWFQMLLVVVLVLAIGTACRFYFVSWLGERVVADLRLKVQDNLLRLPPSFFEANSPREISSRMTSDTAIIETVVGTTVSVALRNTIMGIGGIAYLFTLAPALTGGLLLGIPLVIGPIAYFGRRLRKVSRHSQDRVADVGSMVSEVLGAMKVVQAFGQERREHTRFSEAVERTFATAKRRITIRAIMTSIIILLVFGGITGLMWEGAIGVARGTISGGTIAAFVITGGLVAGAFGALTEVYGELLRGAGAASRLNELLLEEPDIRAPARPTRLPEPPRGQIAFQNVGFRYPSRPEVAALSDFSLIVEPGETVAIVGPSGAGKSTLFMLAQRFYDPQEGTIRIDGVALPSADPAEIRARMALVPQDGTLFAATARDNLRYGNWGASDDQIWEAARAANAEQFLRDMPQQLDTFLGEDGTRLSGGQRQRIAIARALLRDAPILLLDEATSALDAESERLVQQALDRLMEHRTTLVIAHRLATVRQADRIVVMEAGRIVEIGTHADLAASGGLYARLARLQFDHAES; this comes from the coding sequence ATGGACGATCGAACCTCCGCGCCGGAAGAGGCCGCCCCGGACGTGACCGGCAAGCAGGCCGACCCCAGGCCGGCCCGCAATATCGCGCCGCTGCGCATGGTGCTTCGCGAAGCGCTGAAATATCCCGCGCAAGTGGCCGCGGCGGGCGCGGCGCTGCTTGTCACCGCGCTGGCGATGCTGGCGATTCCCGCCGGATTCCGCCAGGTGATCGACAAGGGTTTCGCCGCCGGGGCCGATGTCCACAACATCGCGCACTGGTTCCAGATGCTGCTGGTGGTGGTGCTGGTGCTGGCGATCGGCACCGCATGCCGGTTCTATTTCGTATCCTGGCTGGGCGAACGCGTCGTGGCGGACCTGCGGCTGAAAGTGCAGGACAACCTGTTGCGCCTGCCGCCCAGCTTTTTCGAGGCGAACAGCCCGCGCGAGATATCCTCTCGCATGACCAGCGATACCGCGATCATCGAAACGGTGGTGGGCACCACGGTTTCGGTGGCGCTGCGCAACACGATCATGGGCATCGGCGGGATCGCCTACCTGTTCACGCTGGCGCCCGCGCTTACCGGCGGGCTGCTGCTGGGTATCCCGCTGGTGATCGGCCCGATCGCCTATTTCGGCCGGCGGCTGCGCAAGGTTTCGCGCCACAGCCAGGACCGGGTGGCCGATGTCGGCTCCATGGTTTCCGAAGTGCTGGGCGCGATGAAGGTGGTGCAGGCCTTCGGGCAGGAACGGCGCGAACACACGCGCTTTTCCGAAGCGGTCGAGCGCACGTTCGCCACCGCCAAGCGGCGCATCACGATCCGCGCGATCATGACCTCCATCATCATCCTGCTGGTGTTCGGCGGGATTACCGGCCTGATGTGGGAAGGCGCGATCGGCGTGGCCCGCGGCACGATCAGCGGCGGCACGATTGCGGCCTTCGTCATCACCGGCGGCCTTGTGGCGGGCGCGTTCGGCGCGCTGACCGAAGTCTATGGCGAATTGCTGCGCGGCGCGGGTGCGGCCAGCCGGCTCAACGAACTGCTTCTGGAAGAGCCGGACATCCGCGCACCGGCCCGCCCGACCCGCCTGCCCGAACCTCCGCGCGGGCAGATCGCCTTCCAGAACGTGGGCTTCCGCTATCCCAGCCGCCCCGAAGTCGCCGCGCTCAGTGATTTTTCGCTGATCGTTGAGCCGGGCGAGACGGTGGCCATCGTCGGGCCTTCGGGTGCGGGCAAGTCCACCCTCTTCATGCTGGCGCAGCGGTTCTACGATCCGCAGGAAGGCACGATCCGGATCGACGGGGTCGCCCTGCCCAGCGCCGATCCGGCGGAAATCCGCGCCCGCATGGCGCTCGTCCCGCAGGACGGCACGCTGTTCGCCGCCACCGCACGCGACAACCTGCGCTATGGCAACTGGGGCGCAAGCGACGATCAGATCTGGGAAGCCGCCCGCGCCGCCAACGCGGAACAGTTCCTGCGCGACATGCCGCAACAGCTCGATACCTTTCTGGGAGAGGATGGCACGCGCCTTTCGGGCGGCCAGCGCCAGCGAATCGCGATTGCCCGCGCGTTGCTGCGCGATGCGCCGATCCTGCTTCTGGACGAAGCGACCAGCGCGCTCGACGCCGAAAGCGAGCGGCTGGTGCAGCAGGCGCTCGACCGGCTGATGGAACATCGCACCACGCTGGTCATCGCGCACAGGCTTGCCACCGTGCGCCAGGCGGACCGCATCGTGGTGATGGAAGCGGGCCGGATCGTCGAGATCGGCACGCACGCGGACCTTGCCGCATCGGGCGGGCTTTATGCGCGGCTGGCCCGGCTCCAGTTCGATCACGCGGAGAGCTGA
- the phaZ gene encoding polyhydroxyalkanoate depolymerase, whose product MLYKAYEIQRSMLTMSSAMASMGAEFLTSGEYPFAMIPGTDMMASALEVYAHAAAPRGKPAFGIRSVQLDGNSHTVHESTVLLRPFGDLKRFTHDGLPKDAPRLLIVAPMSGHYATLLRGTVERMLERCEVYITDWADAKYVSMADGDFDLDDYIDYLIEFLEYIGPGAHMMAVCQPSVPALAATAVMDAAENPCRPVTLTMMGGPIDTRESPTAVNDHAITKPYVWFKHNVITEVPMNYPGEGRRVYPGFVQLASFMSMNLGSHMMSHYGLFKHLVVGDGESAEATKAFYEEYRAVCDMTAEFYLQTVDVVFQTHALPKGEFVHRGNVVDTGAIRDTAILCIEGERDDISGIGQTKAAMKITPNLPDEMKKYYLAPEVGHYGIFNGSRWRNSIAPVVEAWIARHTAKGKGRKLTAVA is encoded by the coding sequence GTGCTTTACAAGGCTTATGAAATCCAGCGCTCCATGCTCACCATGTCGAGTGCGATGGCGTCGATGGGCGCCGAATTCCTGACCAGTGGCGAATATCCGTTCGCCATGATTCCGGGCACCGACATGATGGCCTCCGCGTTGGAAGTCTATGCCCACGCAGCCGCACCGCGCGGCAAGCCGGCCTTCGGCATCCGGTCGGTCCAGCTCGACGGCAATTCGCATACGGTGCACGAATCGACCGTGCTGCTGCGCCCGTTCGGCGACCTGAAGCGCTTCACGCACGACGGGTTGCCCAAGGACGCGCCGCGCCTGCTGATCGTCGCGCCGATGAGCGGGCACTATGCCACGCTGCTGCGCGGCACCGTCGAACGGATGCTGGAGCGGTGCGAGGTCTATATCACCGACTGGGCCGATGCGAAGTACGTGTCGATGGCCGACGGCGATTTCGACCTCGACGACTATATCGATTACCTGATCGAGTTCCTCGAATACATCGGGCCGGGCGCACACATGATGGCGGTGTGCCAGCCCTCGGTCCCCGCGCTGGCGGCAACGGCGGTGATGGACGCGGCGGAAAACCCGTGCCGCCCGGTAACGCTGACAATGATGGGCGGGCCGATCGATACCCGCGAAAGCCCCACTGCGGTGAACGATCATGCGATCACCAAGCCCTATGTCTGGTTCAAGCACAACGTGATTACCGAAGTGCCGATGAATTATCCGGGCGAGGGGCGCCGCGTCTATCCCGGCTTCGTCCAGCTTGCCAGCTTCATGAGCATGAACCTGGGCAGCCACATGATGAGCCATTACGGCCTGTTCAAGCACCTTGTTGTCGGTGACGGCGAAAGCGCCGAGGCGACCAAGGCGTTCTATGAGGAATATCGCGCGGTCTGCGACATGACCGCCGAATTCTATCTGCAGACGGTGGACGTGGTGTTCCAGACCCATGCGTTGCCCAAGGGCGAATTCGTGCATCGCGGCAACGTGGTGGATACCGGCGCGATCCGCGACACCGCGATCCTGTGCATCGAGGGCGAGCGCGACGATATCTCGGGCATCGGGCAGACCAAGGCGGCGATGAAGATCACGCCCAATCTTCCGGACGAGATGAAGAAATATTACCTTGCCCCCGAAGTGGGTCACTATGGCATCTTCAACGGCTCTCGCTGGCGCAATTCGATCGCGCCGGTGGTGGAAGCGTGGATCGCCCGGCACACGGCGAAGGGCAAGGGGCGCAAGCTTACCGCCGTCGCGTGA
- a CDS encoding dipeptide epimerase — MTLAVSARVERFDAAGAFVISRGAKTHVDVVTCTIVASDGARGEGEGTPVYYRGESAAQCVAAIERWAAAGAHEDRARLQRELPAGAARNAVDCALWNLAAARAGVTLAELAGQPAPAPVQTAMTVSLGAPAAMAQAASAAARDGFVLLKAKLAGDGQDEARVSAIRDAAPGARLIVDANEAFAARDLVADLRGFAAAGVEMVEQPLPAGEDRALEGMEPAIPLCADESCQTAADLPRLATRYQAVNIKLDKCGGLTAALALASAARARGMDLMLGCMLSTSLAIRPALVLAGQARWIDLDGPLLIARDRPGGLRYDGGTIFPD; from the coding sequence GTGACGCTGGCCGTATCCGCGCGGGTCGAACGCTTCGACGCCGCGGGAGCCTTCGTGATCAGTCGCGGCGCGAAGACGCACGTCGACGTGGTGACCTGCACCATTGTCGCGTCTGACGGGGCGCGGGGCGAAGGCGAGGGGACGCCGGTCTATTACCGGGGCGAAAGCGCCGCACAATGCGTTGCCGCGATAGAGCGCTGGGCCGCTGCGGGAGCGCACGAGGACCGCGCGCGATTGCAGCGCGAACTTCCGGCGGGCGCGGCGCGCAATGCAGTCGATTGCGCGCTGTGGAACCTGGCAGCCGCCCGCGCCGGAGTGACGTTGGCCGAACTGGCGGGCCAGCCCGCGCCCGCTCCGGTGCAGACCGCGATGACCGTTTCATTGGGTGCGCCCGCCGCGATGGCGCAAGCGGCCTCCGCGGCGGCGCGGGACGGATTTGTTCTGCTGAAAGCGAAGCTGGCGGGCGACGGGCAGGACGAAGCGCGCGTATCGGCGATCCGCGATGCGGCGCCGGGCGCACGCCTGATCGTGGATGCGAACGAGGCATTCGCCGCGCGCGACCTGGTCGCTGACTTGCGCGGCTTCGCGGCGGCAGGCGTGGAGATGGTCGAACAACCGCTTCCGGCAGGAGAGGACCGGGCGCTTGAGGGGATGGAGCCCGCCATCCCGCTTTGCGCGGACGAAAGCTGCCAGACCGCCGCCGACCTGCCGCGGCTGGCAACGCGCTATCAGGCGGTGAACATAAAGCTGGACAAGTGCGGCGGGCTTACCGCCGCGCTGGCGCTTGCAAGCGCGGCAAGGGCGCGCGGCATGGACCTGATGCTGGGCTGCATGCTTTCCACCAGCCTTGCAATCCGGCCCGCGCTCGTCCTTGCCGGGCAGGCGCGCTGGATCGATCTGGACGGTCCCCTGCTGATCGCGCGGGACCGGCCCGGCGGCCTTCGCTATGACGGCGGGACGATCTTTCCCGATTGA
- a CDS encoding DUF4126 domain-containing protein, which translates to MTTQPGILEILGLAASVSLLSGWRLYLTVFATGLAMRLGAIPLPEHMEALRVLGDPWVMGVAFTAALAEFMADKVPWVDTLWDTVHTVIRPLGGALLALAVVDASDPAWQVAVFLLGGGAALLAHGGKASARAVINTSPEPISNIATSTAEDVATGGLLVLAFQFPVIAGAIALVLLALALWLLLAARAALKRLFFGRNPQSGKIVPPS; encoded by the coding sequence ATGACAACCCAGCCCGGCATCTTGGAAATACTGGGGCTCGCCGCCAGCGTGAGCCTCCTGTCGGGCTGGCGTCTGTATCTGACCGTTTTCGCGACCGGGCTTGCCATGCGGCTGGGCGCGATTCCGCTGCCCGAACACATGGAAGCCCTGCGCGTGCTGGGCGACCCATGGGTGATGGGCGTGGCCTTCACCGCCGCGCTGGCCGAATTCATGGCCGACAAGGTGCCCTGGGTCGATACCCTGTGGGACACGGTGCACACGGTGATCCGGCCGCTTGGCGGCGCGCTGCTGGCGCTGGCGGTGGTGGATGCAAGCGATCCGGCGTGGCAGGTGGCGGTGTTCCTGCTGGGCGGCGGCGCGGCGCTTCTGGCGCATGGCGGAAAGGCCAGCGCGCGCGCGGTTATCAACACCAGCCCCGAACCGATCAGCAATATCGCCACCTCCACTGCAGAGGACGTGGCGACGGGCGGGTTGCTGGTGCTCGCGTTCCAGTTCCCGGTTATCGCGGGCGCGATCGCGCTGGTGCTGCTGGCGCTCGCGCTATGGCTGCTGCTGGCGGCGCGCGCGGCGCTGAAGCGGTTGTTCTTCGGCCGGAACCCTCAATCGGGAAAGATCGTCCCGCCGTCATAG
- a CDS encoding MaoC family dehydratase, with protein MSPQDMTALVGQTVGTSDWFEVSQERINKFAEATGDFQFIHIDEEKAKLTPFGGTIAHGFLTLSLIPVLTAESDCPRPENVKMGVNYGGNKTRFIAPVRAGKRVRGHFKLLELEEKRPGQWQQTMEITVEIEGEEKPALMAEWITQFFV; from the coding sequence ATGTCGCCGCAGGACATGACCGCGCTGGTCGGCCAGACCGTCGGCACTTCGGACTGGTTCGAAGTAAGCCAGGAGCGGATCAACAAGTTCGCCGAAGCGACCGGCGATTTCCAGTTCATCCACATCGACGAGGAAAAGGCGAAGCTGACCCCGTTCGGCGGTACGATCGCCCACGGGTTCCTTACCCTGTCGCTTATCCCGGTGCTGACCGCCGAGAGCGATTGCCCGCGCCCGGAAAATGTGAAGATGGGCGTAAACTATGGTGGCAACAAGACGCGCTTCATCGCCCCCGTGCGTGCGGGCAAGCGCGTGCGCGGCCACTTCAAACTGCTCGAACTTGAAGAAAAGCGCCCCGGCCAGTGGCAGCAGACGATGGAAATCACGGTAGAGATCGAAGGCGAGGAAAAGCCCGCGCTGATGGCCGAATGGATCACGCAATTCTTCGTATGA
- a CDS encoding acyltransferase, whose protein sequence is MNAQPRHLDALTGIRGIAAWAVVLYHVRLSLTGILPADAIAVLGRGYLAVDLFFILSGFVIWYNYADRLATGGARRTGEFLWRRFARIWPLHATMLAAFATFAAMAALSGRPNPDMPFAQLPLQLLLIQNWGFTAHTGWNVPAWSISTEFAAYLAFPGIVLIASKVRRPATRLLLAAALAAAIQAIFSSHGYRSLGDDISGLGLVRCLVEFSLGTIACMIWRASGARTARAWPWVLAAAGWGTLGLVLGWPQTAVIPLFFTATILALASDTGPVSRILSVPAVVWLGEVSYSTYLSHTFLFLIFKLLFVDETLQVGWAGLAAYLLIVLATSALLYRLVERPAQRWLNARAPRWAAYRRPLPAN, encoded by the coding sequence GTGAACGCGCAGCCCCGCCATCTCGACGCGCTGACCGGCATCCGCGGCATCGCCGCATGGGCCGTCGTGCTGTATCACGTGCGCCTGTCGCTGACCGGGATACTGCCCGCCGATGCGATCGCCGTGCTGGGCCGGGGCTACCTTGCGGTCGACCTGTTCTTCATCCTGTCCGGGTTCGTGATCTGGTACAATTACGCGGACAGGCTGGCGACCGGCGGGGCGCGCCGCACGGGGGAATTCCTCTGGCGCCGGTTTGCGCGGATATGGCCGCTTCACGCGACCATGCTGGCCGCCTTTGCGACGTTCGCGGCAATGGCAGCGCTTTCCGGCAGGCCGAACCCGGACATGCCGTTCGCGCAATTGCCGTTGCAGCTTTTGCTGATCCAGAACTGGGGGTTCACCGCGCACACGGGCTGGAACGTGCCCGCCTGGTCGATCAGTACCGAATTTGCCGCCTACCTTGCCTTTCCGGGCATCGTCCTGATCGCATCGAAGGTCCGCCGCCCGGCAACGCGGCTGTTGCTGGCCGCGGCGCTGGCCGCAGCGATCCAGGCGATATTTTCCAGCCACGGATATCGCAGCCTGGGCGATGACATTTCGGGCCTGGGGCTGGTCCGCTGCCTTGTCGAATTCTCGCTTGGCACCATCGCCTGCATGATCTGGCGCGCCAGTGGCGCAAGAACCGCAAGAGCATGGCCCTGGGTGCTGGCGGCGGCGGGCTGGGGCACGTTGGGGCTGGTGCTGGGCTGGCCGCAAACGGCGGTGATCCCGCTTTTCTTCACCGCAACGATCCTTGCGCTTGCCAGCGACACCGGGCCTGTTTCCCGGATATTGAGCGTTCCCGCCGTCGTCTGGCTGGGCGAGGTCAGTTATTCGACCTATCTTTCGCACACGTTCCTGTTCCTGATCTTCAAGCTGCTGTTCGTGGACGAGACGCTTCAGGTCGGCTGGGCGGGCCTTGCCGCCTACCTGCTGATCGTGCTTGCCACTTCCGCCCTGCTCTATCGCCTTGTCGAACGACCCGCGCAGCGGTGGCTGAACGCCCGTGCGCCGCGCTGGGCCGCCTACCGCCGGCCACTTCCCGCCAACTGA
- a CDS encoding DUF5935 domain-containing protein, protein MLDLFFLAFALAFFGAGMRKPFLFVLAYTWLDIVAPQRIVDWGLISHIPISLIAFVGAFGLWFVADDKRDLRFSMRQAILLALLAYCFVTTQTADFPVAAQEKWSWVWKALVFAIFLPLTLRTRLRIEAMALIMVLSAGVIIIGGGIKTLASGGGGYGGLSLLVNDNTGLYEGSTLSMVAVAILPLIVWLVRHGTVFPADWKVRLFAVALGFACLLIPVGTQTRTGLLCIILLLVLSLRTVRHRFAYVALIAAAGAIAIPMLPASYKERMSSIENHQADQSASTRIAVWKWTIKYAEQHPFGGGFEAYRQNRLSFDTVEKDRDGSNVEIEKDKIVDKGRAYHSAYFEMLGEQGYPGLALWLLLQALGITQMEVLRRRFRRDPPQGMEWLAPLANALQQAQFVYLLGSLFVGIAFQPFCYMLIGLQISLWAYAKRIAIARPPRIVARSRRARPPTSAPALQS, encoded by the coding sequence GTGCTTGACCTGTTTTTCCTTGCCTTCGCGCTCGCGTTTTTCGGCGCGGGCATGCGCAAGCCGTTCCTGTTCGTGCTTGCCTATACATGGCTCGACATTGTCGCGCCGCAGCGGATCGTCGACTGGGGACTCATTTCGCACATCCCGATTTCGCTGATTGCCTTTGTCGGGGCATTCGGCCTCTGGTTCGTCGCGGACGACAAGCGCGACCTGCGCTTCTCGATGCGGCAGGCGATCCTGCTTGCGTTGCTGGCCTATTGCTTCGTGACCACGCAGACCGCCGATTTCCCCGTTGCCGCGCAGGAAAAATGGTCGTGGGTTTGGAAGGCGCTGGTCTTCGCAATTTTCCTGCCACTCACTCTACGCACCCGGCTGCGGATCGAAGCGATGGCGCTGATCATGGTCCTTTCCGCCGGTGTGATCATCATCGGCGGCGGGATAAAGACGCTGGCCTCCGGCGGCGGAGGTTATGGCGGGTTGAGCCTGCTGGTGAACGACAACACCGGCCTTTACGAAGGCAGCACGCTGTCGATGGTCGCGGTCGCGATTCTGCCGCTGATCGTCTGGCTGGTCCGCCACGGAACGGTGTTCCCCGCAGACTGGAAAGTACGACTGTTCGCCGTGGCGCTGGGCTTTGCCTGCCTGCTGATCCCTGTCGGCACGCAAACGCGCACCGGCCTGCTCTGCATCATTCTGCTTCTGGTTCTTTCGCTGCGCACGGTTCGCCACAGGTTCGCCTATGTGGCGCTGATCGCTGCTGCTGGGGCGATCGCCATCCCGATGCTGCCGGCCAGCTACAAGGAGCGGATGAGTTCTATCGAGAACCACCAGGCGGACCAGTCCGCCTCCACCCGCATCGCGGTATGGAAGTGGACGATCAAATATGCCGAGCAGCATCCCTTCGGCGGCGGGTTCGAAGCCTATCGCCAGAACCGGTTGAGCTTCGACACCGTCGAGAAGGACCGCGACGGCAGCAACGTCGAGATCGAGAAGGACAAGATCGTCGACAAGGGCCGCGCCTATCACTCGGCCTATTTCGAGATGCTGGGCGAACAGGGCTATCCCGGCCTTGCCCTGTGGCTGCTGTTGCAGGCGCTGGGCATAACGCAGATGGAAGTCCTGCGCCGACGCTTCCGCAGGGACCCGCCGCAGGGCATGGAGTGGCTGGCCCCGCTCGCCAATGCCTTGCAGCAGGCGCAGTTCGTCTATCTTCTCGGCTCGCTGTTCGTCGGCATCGCCTTCCAGCCGTTCTGCTATATGCTGATCGGGTTGCAGATCAGCCTGTGGGCCTATGCAAAGCGCATCGCGATTGCACGCCCGCCGCGCATCGTCGCCCGGTCGCGCCGCGCCAGGCCGCCCACATCCGCACCGGCGCTGCAATCGTGA
- a CDS encoding TIGR04063 family PEP-CTERM/XrtA system glycosyltransferase encodes MTRVLHVLDHSLPLHSGYTFRTRAIMTAQAAMGLDVRGLTGRRHLPGEAGEDPQVADGLTFHRTPGVPHGPAGLREWREIAALTQRIESLAREWRPHVLHAHSPALCGMAAARAGRALGIPVVYEIRAFWEDAAVGNNTGRAGSAKYWLTRQLENRAVASADAVVTICEGLRGDLVARGVDPAKISIMPNGVDMDLFGSPLPRDQALAADLGIGEGPVIGFLGSFYPYEGLDDLIAAMPQIVAAVPGARLLLVGGGPAEAALKAQADASPARDAIVFTGRVPHAVVDRYYSLVDVVCYPRKAMRLTELVTPLKPLEAMAQGKLVAASSVGGHRELVTDGLTGTLFPPDDPAGLARALGALLSNRDEWPARRAVARDFVQRDHDWSRNAKRYRDVYQGLIAPEHAESGIAA; translated from the coding sequence ATGACCCGCGTGTTGCACGTCCTCGATCACAGCCTGCCGCTCCACAGCGGTTACACCTTTCGCACCCGCGCGATCATGACCGCGCAGGCGGCCATGGGACTGGATGTGCGGGGGCTGACCGGCCGGCGCCACCTGCCGGGCGAGGCAGGCGAAGACCCGCAAGTGGCGGACGGGCTGACGTTCCATCGCACGCCGGGCGTGCCGCATGGTCCTGCGGGCTTGCGCGAATGGCGCGAGATTGCCGCGCTGACGCAACGCATCGAAAGTCTTGCCCGCGAATGGCGGCCACACGTGCTTCACGCCCACTCCCCCGCGCTTTGCGGGATGGCCGCCGCCAGGGCCGGTCGCGCGCTTGGCATTCCCGTGGTCTATGAGATCCGTGCCTTCTGGGAAGATGCCGCCGTCGGCAACAACACGGGCCGCGCGGGAAGCGCGAAATACTGGCTTACCCGCCAGCTTGAAAACCGTGCGGTCGCGAGCGCCGATGCGGTGGTCACGATCTGCGAGGGGCTGCGCGGCGATCTTGTCGCGCGCGGCGTCGATCCGGCGAAGATCTCCATCATGCCCAACGGCGTGGACATGGACCTGTTCGGTTCGCCCCTGCCGCGCGACCAAGCACTGGCGGCGGACCTTGGCATCGGCGAAGGGCCGGTGATTGGCTTCCTGGGTAGCTTCTATCCTTACGAGGGGCTGGACGACCTGATTGCCGCGATGCCGCAAATCGTGGCGGCGGTGCCGGGCGCGCGCCTGCTGCTGGTCGGCGGCGGACCGGCCGAAGCCGCGCTGAAGGCGCAGGCCGATGCCTCGCCCGCGCGCGATGCCATCGTGTTTACCGGGCGCGTGCCCCATGCCGTGGTGGACCGCTATTATTCGCTGGTCGATGTGGTGTGTTACCCGCGCAAGGCCATGCGGCTGACAGAACTGGTAACGCCACTGAAGCCGCTTGAGGCGATGGCGCAGGGCAAGCTGGTCGCCGCCTCGTCCGTGGGCGGGCACCGCGAACTGGTGACGGACGGCCTGACGGGCACGCTGTTCCCGCCCGACGACCCTGCCGGCCTGGCGCGCGCGCTCGGCGCCCTCCTTTCCAACCGGGACGAATGGCCAGCCCGCCGCGCCGTCGCGCGCGACTTCGTGCAACGCGATCACGACTGGTCGCGAAACGCAAAGCGTTATCGGGATGTTTACCAAGGCTTGATAGCGCCTGAGCATGCAGAATCCGGCATTGCCGCCTGA